From Arthrobacter sp. FW306-2-2C-D06B, a single genomic window includes:
- the arfA gene encoding arabinosylfuranosidase ArfA produces MVSARLTIDPQFAVGTVNPRLFGSFVEHLGRCVYDGIYEPAHPDADADGFRTDVIELVKELGVSTIRYPGGNFVSGFRWEDSVGPKEHRPRRLDLAWHSTETNEIGMHEFSTWLEKVGSELMLAVNLGTRGTLEALDLLEYSNIRSGTELSDRRAAHGRVEPFGVKMWCLGNEMDGPWQLGHRSAEDYGKIASQTAKAMRQLDPSLELVVCGSSSAHMPTFGEWERVVLTHSYEDVDYISCHAYYEEKNGDLDSFLASATDMDHFIESVVATADHVKAVNGSAKTINISFDEWNVWYLERFHNVDIIEGLDNWPKAPRLLEDAYSVADAVVFGNLLISLLKHADRVTSASLAQLVNVIAPIMTEPGGPAWKQTTFFPFALTSKLAKGVALDVRLEADTYSTEAYGTVPLIDAVATYDADSATTGVFLVNRSRTEEVTVTVDLTALDGVIVVDAQTLSDADVYAKNTLEDQDRVGLQPNKSAVVRNGVVEITLPPVSWTALNLG; encoded by the coding sequence ATGGTTTCCGCACGCCTTACGATCGACCCACAATTCGCAGTGGGCACTGTCAATCCCCGCCTCTTCGGTTCGTTTGTTGAACACCTTGGGCGCTGTGTCTACGACGGCATCTACGAACCCGCTCACCCCGACGCCGACGCGGACGGTTTCCGCACTGACGTGATTGAGCTCGTCAAGGAGCTTGGTGTCTCCACCATCCGCTACCCGGGCGGCAACTTCGTCTCCGGGTTCCGCTGGGAGGACAGTGTTGGACCCAAGGAACACCGCCCCCGCCGCCTCGACCTCGCTTGGCACTCCACCGAGACCAACGAGATCGGCATGCACGAGTTCAGCACATGGCTGGAGAAGGTGGGCAGCGAACTCATGCTGGCCGTTAACCTCGGCACCCGGGGCACGCTGGAAGCTTTGGACTTGTTGGAGTACTCCAACATCCGCTCCGGGACGGAGCTGTCGGACCGCCGGGCCGCTCATGGCCGGGTGGAGCCTTTCGGCGTCAAAATGTGGTGCCTGGGCAATGAAATGGACGGGCCGTGGCAGTTGGGCCATCGCTCCGCTGAGGACTACGGCAAAATCGCATCGCAGACCGCGAAGGCAATGCGTCAGCTGGATCCTTCCCTTGAACTCGTGGTCTGTGGCTCATCCAGCGCCCATATGCCCACCTTCGGAGAATGGGAGCGCGTAGTACTCACTCACTCCTACGAGGACGTCGACTACATCTCGTGCCACGCCTACTACGAGGAAAAGAACGGCGACCTGGACTCGTTCCTTGCCTCCGCAACCGACATGGACCACTTCATTGAATCCGTTGTGGCAACAGCGGACCACGTCAAGGCTGTCAACGGGAGCGCCAAAACCATCAACATTTCGTTCGATGAATGGAATGTGTGGTACCTCGAACGGTTCCATAACGTCGACATAATCGAAGGGCTGGACAACTGGCCCAAGGCGCCACGGCTGCTTGAGGACGCGTATTCCGTGGCCGACGCCGTCGTCTTCGGCAACCTGCTGATCTCATTGCTCAAGCACGCCGACCGTGTCACCTCCGCCTCCCTCGCGCAGCTGGTCAACGTGATCGCTCCCATCATGACCGAACCCGGGGGGCCGGCGTGGAAGCAGACCACCTTCTTCCCGTTCGCATTGACATCCAAGCTGGCCAAGGGAGTCGCCCTGGATGTGAGGTTGGAAGCGGACACGTACAGCACGGAGGCCTACGGCACCGTCCCGCTCATCGACGCCGTCGCGACCTACGACGCGGACTCAGCAACAACCGGCGTCTTCCTGGTCAACCGATCACGGACTGAAGAAGTGACGGTCACCGTCGACCTGACGGCGCTTGACGGCGTCATCGTCGTTGATGCCCAGACGCTTTCAGACGCGGACGTCTACGCGAAGAACACGCTCGAGGACCAGGACCGCGTGGGCTTGCAGCCGAACAAGAGCGCCGTGGTGCGGAACGGCGTCGTCGAAATCACCCTGCCTCCCGTCTCCTGGACGGCGTTGAACCTCGGCTGA
- a CDS encoding carbohydrate ABC transporter permease yields the protein MSALTTHLPATTRLSRPRRRNVAAHVFLGVLVLYFLAPIWWLFVASTKDAQGLFAGSSGAMWFDKNFNLIANIQELFAYNGGEYAQWLGNSLLYAVSGGLGATAISVLAGYGFAKYKFRGRNLTFALLLGAVMVPMTALVIPTFILMSNLKLTDTVWAVILPSLLSPFGVYLMRVYTAEAVPDELLDAARVDGAGELRTFFQVSLPLLRPALVTVLLLSVVGTWNNYFLPLAMLSTERLYPLTVGIGLWEQLASSNNGGGHSLWSLIVVGSFISIIPLVVAFLTLQKYWQGGLSLGSLK from the coding sequence ATGAGCGCACTAACAACACATCTCCCGGCTACAACCCGGTTGTCGCGGCCGCGTCGCCGCAACGTGGCGGCTCATGTCTTTCTGGGCGTCCTGGTCCTGTATTTCCTGGCTCCTATTTGGTGGCTGTTCGTTGCCAGCACGAAAGACGCCCAAGGACTTTTCGCCGGCTCTTCCGGCGCCATGTGGTTCGACAAGAATTTCAACCTGATCGCAAACATCCAGGAGCTTTTCGCCTACAACGGCGGGGAGTATGCGCAGTGGCTCGGCAATTCGCTGCTCTACGCGGTCAGCGGCGGTTTGGGAGCGACGGCAATCTCGGTCCTGGCCGGTTACGGCTTCGCCAAGTACAAGTTCCGGGGCCGGAACCTTACGTTCGCGTTGCTGCTTGGTGCCGTGATGGTCCCCATGACGGCGCTGGTCATCCCGACATTCATCCTGATGTCCAACCTCAAGCTGACCGATACCGTGTGGGCTGTCATCCTGCCGTCCTTGCTAAGCCCCTTCGGCGTCTACCTGATGAGGGTTTACACCGCAGAAGCCGTGCCTGATGAGTTGCTCGACGCTGCCAGGGTGGACGGAGCCGGTGAACTACGCACCTTTTTCCAGGTCTCCTTGCCCTTGCTTCGGCCAGCGCTCGTGACTGTCCTGTTGCTTTCCGTCGTCGGGACTTGGAACAACTACTTCCTGCCCTTGGCCATGTTGTCCACGGAGAGGCTCTATCCACTCACGGTGGGCATAGGCCTCTGGGAGCAGCTGGCTTCGTCCAACAACGGGGGTGGCCACTCGCTCTGGAGCCTGATTGTGGTCGGTTCGTTCATTTCCATCATTCCCCTCGTGGTGGCATTCCTCACCCTGCAGAAGTACTGGCAGGGCGGCCTGTCCCTCGGCAGCCTCAAATAG
- a CDS encoding carbohydrate ABC transporter permease, whose protein sequence is MAVHGSTVTSLPHTSTPATVNTPPTPEHRTRSHSDKVNARRARTGWLFIAPFGVVFVAFLLAPLAYALYLSLFTKGLATGTRFSGLENYLHAFSDPQFIKGVWFVVRFSLVLIPVQMAVSLAAALVLDHLTTRLARFSRLMIFMPYAVPAVIGALMWGFLYSPTFGPLEQLFSLFHASAPFLLSQDNVFYGLLNVVTWQWAGYYMIIIYAALQGIDPTLYEAAKIDGASERQVAFRIKIPLVSSALVLILIFALIGTLQFFSEPQILGPVANGSITPDFTPNIYAFNLAFGYAQFNYASAISFSLGIVVFIAVYVFMFATRKKGSNLS, encoded by the coding sequence ATGGCAGTTCACGGGTCAACGGTGACGTCGTTGCCACACACTTCGACGCCGGCCACGGTGAATACCCCGCCCACTCCCGAACACAGAACACGCTCCCACAGCGACAAGGTGAATGCACGGCGCGCCCGGACCGGATGGCTCTTCATCGCGCCATTCGGCGTGGTTTTCGTGGCGTTCCTTCTGGCTCCGCTTGCTTACGCCCTCTACCTCAGCCTGTTCACCAAGGGCCTTGCGACAGGTACGCGGTTCAGCGGTTTGGAGAACTATCTCCACGCTTTCTCGGATCCACAGTTCATCAAGGGCGTCTGGTTCGTGGTGCGCTTTTCCTTGGTCCTTATCCCGGTCCAAATGGCCGTCTCCCTGGCGGCCGCGCTCGTGCTCGACCACCTCACCACCCGGCTCGCCAGGTTCTCCCGGCTGATGATTTTCATGCCGTACGCAGTGCCCGCAGTCATCGGCGCCCTGATGTGGGGGTTTCTCTACAGTCCGACATTCGGCCCGCTTGAGCAGCTTTTCTCCTTGTTCCACGCGTCGGCGCCTTTCCTGCTCAGCCAGGACAACGTCTTCTATGGCCTGCTCAACGTTGTGACGTGGCAATGGGCCGGCTATTACATGATCATCATTTACGCGGCATTGCAGGGAATTGATCCGACGCTCTACGAGGCCGCCAAGATTGATGGCGCCTCCGAAAGGCAGGTTGCTTTTCGCATCAAAATACCGCTCGTCTCTTCGGCACTGGTGCTCATTCTTATCTTTGCGCTGATCGGGACGCTGCAGTTCTTCTCCGAGCCGCAAATCCTCGGGCCGGTAGCGAACGGCAGCATCACCCCGGATTTCACCCCGAACATCTACGCGTTCAACCTGGCCTTCGGATATGCCCAGTTCAACTACGCGTCGGCCATATCCTTCTCCCTCGGCATCGTCGTTTTCATCGCGGTGTATGTCTTCATGTTCGCGACCCGCAAGAAAGGGAGCAATCTCTCATGA
- a CDS encoding ABC transporter substrate-binding protein, with protein sequence MNKKAIAAAVSAAALSATMAGCSGGADAASAGSNTTNCTNKIVHADAPKVSVWAWYPNMATVVDNFNNSHTDVQVCWTVAGQGGPEYAKFQTAIQAGKGAPDVIMLEADQLTGFELQNALVDLSKYGAGDVKKNFSAGSWKDVSQGDSVYAIPVDGGPMAMIYRKDVLDKYGIKPPTTWAEYETAAQKVKDAGGPAFGDLGSNVPAALTALMAQKGAVPFTYDLADQKNISIHLDSQPAKDVLNYWAGLVKKGLVATQDQFTTDYISGMIGGKYATYISAAWAPGYLTGSGVGKGNEKGTFAAAPLPQWDPSSPVSVNWGGSTFAVTSQAGDQKLAAEVAKGLYADDASLTDGWKTQTIFPLNQNVLKSDAFTNNAVDFFGGQTANKDIYIPAENAYKGFNYSPFSVYYYAQLQAETVKINAGKVSGDEAATELQGIMVNYAKSQGFTVK encoded by the coding sequence GTGAACAAGAAAGCAATCGCAGCAGCAGTATCAGCCGCTGCCCTGTCCGCCACAATGGCAGGGTGCAGTGGCGGCGCGGATGCCGCAAGCGCGGGCTCTAACACCACCAATTGCACCAACAAGATCGTCCATGCCGACGCTCCGAAGGTCTCGGTGTGGGCGTGGTACCCGAATATGGCCACGGTCGTGGACAACTTCAACAACTCCCACACCGATGTCCAGGTCTGCTGGACCGTGGCCGGCCAAGGCGGACCGGAGTATGCGAAGTTCCAAACAGCTATCCAGGCCGGCAAGGGAGCCCCTGACGTGATCATGCTCGAGGCCGACCAGCTGACGGGTTTTGAATTGCAGAACGCACTTGTCGACCTGAGCAAGTACGGCGCCGGAGACGTCAAGAAGAACTTCAGCGCCGGTTCCTGGAAGGACGTCTCGCAAGGCGATTCGGTCTACGCGATTCCGGTCGACGGCGGGCCCATGGCCATGATCTACCGCAAGGACGTGCTGGACAAGTACGGCATCAAGCCGCCGACGACCTGGGCGGAGTACGAAACGGCCGCGCAGAAGGTCAAGGACGCCGGCGGCCCTGCATTCGGAGATCTTGGCAGCAATGTTCCCGCCGCCCTGACCGCCCTCATGGCCCAAAAGGGCGCCGTTCCCTTCACTTATGACCTCGCGGACCAGAAGAACATCTCCATTCACCTCGACAGCCAGCCGGCCAAGGACGTGCTGAACTACTGGGCGGGGCTCGTGAAGAAGGGTCTGGTGGCCACCCAGGACCAGTTCACCACCGACTACATCTCAGGAATGATCGGCGGCAAGTACGCCACGTACATCTCCGCGGCATGGGCTCCCGGCTACCTCACCGGATCCGGAGTGGGTAAGGGCAACGAGAAAGGAACATTCGCTGCTGCGCCGCTCCCCCAATGGGATCCAAGCAGCCCCGTTTCCGTGAACTGGGGAGGATCCACCTTTGCCGTCACCTCGCAGGCAGGTGACCAGAAGCTCGCCGCCGAAGTCGCCAAGGGCCTCTACGCCGACGACGCCTCCCTCACGGATGGCTGGAAGACCCAGACAATATTCCCGCTCAACCAAAATGTGCTGAAGTCGGATGCGTTCACCAACAACGCAGTCGATTTCTTTGGCGGGCAGACTGCAAACAAGGACATCTACATCCCGGCCGAAAATGCGTACAAGGGATTCAATTACAGCCCGTTCAGTGTCTACTACTATGCCCAACTGCAGGCCGAAACAGTCAAGATCAACGCCGGCAAAGTCAGCGGAGACGAAGCAGCCACAGAGCTGCAAGGCATCATGGTGAACTACGCGAAGAGCCAAGGGTTCACGGTCAAGTGA
- a CDS encoding LacI family DNA-binding transcriptional regulator has translation MAITMRDVAQAADVSIKTVSNVINDHPNIKAETRERVLLAIEKLGYQPNLSARGLRSGRTDVISLIIPDLKNAYFAELADAVMTAASKRGKVVIIEQSGGSRTRELEILHGPRMRMVDGVLYSVLGLGQEDAGLIDIPTPMVLLGERIFHGPTDHVTMQNIEASQAATEHLLQRGRTKLLAFGAHRNEVIGSAGLRLEGYRRALQKAGLDYRDELAIDVQSWHRSDGAQAMRKVLESGLEFDGVVAFNDSIALGAMRVMQDAGLRIPEDVAIIGFDDIDETRYSLPTLSTIDPGRREIAETAVAMLLERIDGAAEATPAREFEADFKVISRESTAIRAAEDSA, from the coding sequence GTGGCAATTACCATGCGGGATGTGGCCCAAGCGGCCGATGTGTCAATCAAGACGGTGTCGAACGTCATCAATGACCATCCAAACATCAAAGCCGAGACCCGCGAGCGGGTCTTGCTGGCCATCGAGAAACTTGGCTACCAGCCCAATCTCTCGGCGCGTGGATTGCGGTCGGGCCGTACGGACGTCATCAGCCTCATCATCCCGGATTTGAAGAACGCATACTTTGCTGAACTTGCCGACGCCGTGATGACGGCCGCGTCAAAGCGCGGGAAGGTCGTGATCATCGAACAAAGCGGAGGCTCACGGACACGCGAGCTGGAGATCCTCCATGGCCCCCGGATGCGAATGGTCGATGGCGTCTTGTACAGCGTGCTTGGCCTGGGCCAGGAGGACGCGGGCCTCATTGATATTCCGACGCCCATGGTGCTTCTGGGTGAGCGGATTTTTCATGGCCCCACGGACCACGTGACCATGCAAAACATTGAGGCTTCGCAAGCGGCCACGGAACACCTCCTGCAGCGGGGACGAACCAAACTACTCGCCTTTGGGGCCCATCGAAATGAAGTCATCGGCTCAGCCGGGCTCCGCCTGGAAGGTTACCGCCGCGCCTTGCAGAAAGCGGGACTGGATTACCGGGACGAACTGGCTATCGACGTCCAGTCGTGGCACCGGTCCGACGGCGCCCAAGCCATGCGGAAGGTGCTGGAGTCCGGGCTCGAGTTCGATGGCGTCGTGGCATTCAACGACTCCATTGCCCTCGGTGCCATGCGTGTCATGCAGGACGCTGGACTGAGAATCCCCGAGGATGTCGCGATCATCGGTTTCGACGACATCGACGAGACCCGGTATTCGTTACCGACGTTGTCGACCATAGATCCGGGCCGGCGGGAGATCGCCGAAACCGCCGTCGCGATGCTCCTGGAACGGATCGACGGCGCGGCCGAAGCAACGCCCGCCCGCGAGTTTGAAGCGGATTTCAAGGTCATCAGCCGGGAGTCCACGGCGATCCGGGCCGCCGAAGACTCCGCCTGA
- a CDS encoding low affinity iron permease family protein: protein MSEDNGPRQDFFTRFTTRVAKVLGHAWVFSAAVIILVVWAFTGPLLGFSDTWQLVINTGTTIVTFLMVFIIQNTQNRDSAALHVKLDAVMRELQITNSKLYEAEDEGEKELEEQRRRIEEQAESD from the coding sequence ATGAGCGAAGACAACGGTCCGCGTCAGGATTTCTTCACCCGGTTCACCACCAGAGTGGCGAAAGTTCTCGGCCACGCCTGGGTGTTCAGCGCGGCAGTGATCATTCTCGTCGTTTGGGCGTTTACGGGACCACTTTTAGGATTTTCGGATACGTGGCAATTGGTTATCAATACCGGCACCACCATCGTGACGTTCCTCATGGTCTTCATCATCCAGAACACCCAAAACAGAGACAGTGCCGCCCTTCACGTGAAGCTTGACGCTGTGATGCGTGAACTCCAGATCACCAACTCCAAGCTTTATGAGGCTGAAGACGAAGGCGAGAAGGAGCTCGAGGAGCAGCGTCGACGTATCGAGGAGCAGGCCGAGTCCGATTGA
- a CDS encoding META domain-containing protein has product MAVPTGSASLLTSSAPPRQTCAAFQPSAPCTEYVSIAGTADGIDLPWAASGGLAVQLSSVGGSLYLIAKTPCSPVSGPATITGDTLVAGKLGIGAMGCVSDAGSQQQWFVDFLKRPIEMSFSQGTLTWKSGSDTLIFKGK; this is encoded by the coding sequence ATGGCCGTCCCGACGGGTTCCGCCTCCCTCTTGACATCCTCTGCGCCTCCGCGGCAGACGTGCGCAGCATTCCAGCCGTCAGCTCCTTGCACCGAGTACGTCAGTATTGCGGGAACAGCGGACGGCATTGACCTGCCCTGGGCGGCATCAGGGGGACTCGCGGTGCAGTTGAGTTCCGTGGGTGGTTCCCTCTACCTCATCGCGAAGACTCCCTGCTCCCCGGTCAGCGGACCGGCCACAATCACGGGGGACACGTTGGTGGCGGGGAAGCTCGGGATCGGCGCCATGGGGTGCGTCAGTGACGCCGGTTCCCAGCAACAGTGGTTTGTGGATTTCCTGAAGCGGCCTATTGAAATGTCATTTAGCCAAGGCACTCTCACATGGAAGAGCGGTAGCGACACGCTCATTTTCAAGGGCAAGTAA
- a CDS encoding low temperature requirement protein A, which translates to MARDPRRVHWMELFFDLVFVAFVGQLARGIHGDPGWAEFGTFVLLFFPAWWAWVNIVSVVNLLPRLSSRALGVAMLAAMAAASVMAAAAPGAFGERAWAFSLANAAIRVVLLSLWLYQHRENSAETPWRIWIYNGGTAVLWLISAFLPLHVAVILWAAAIVVEVGMVTVSARLWPDRGVGGINIEHASERLGLFVIIVLGESIFTIVTEVSDDWGPGAGLVGALGFLVVALLGWAFFQYGTGTIAAGLERLQARSDFAGILQTTLFMPFLLVLGVTAIAGAIATVIPAPYEHLPFGSGISLGGGLALFYACNAIVSLRYGQPLRAVLPWAGPTVVIAVLLIPVSTVVSGSVVLALAVIVLLLVTAYVEIQRRRRHAPTG; encoded by the coding sequence GTGGCTCGTGACCCTCGCCGCGTGCACTGGATGGAGCTGTTCTTCGACCTGGTCTTTGTGGCCTTCGTGGGGCAGCTTGCGCGCGGGATCCACGGCGATCCTGGATGGGCCGAATTCGGCACGTTCGTCCTGCTTTTCTTCCCGGCGTGGTGGGCGTGGGTGAACATTGTTTCCGTCGTCAACCTCCTGCCCCGTTTGTCGTCCCGGGCGCTGGGTGTCGCCATGCTCGCGGCCATGGCGGCGGCGAGCGTCATGGCCGCCGCGGCGCCCGGCGCCTTTGGCGAGCGGGCCTGGGCTTTTTCGCTGGCCAATGCTGCCATTCGCGTGGTCCTGCTGAGCTTGTGGCTTTACCAACACCGAGAAAATTCGGCCGAAACTCCGTGGCGCATCTGGATCTACAACGGCGGCACGGCCGTCCTCTGGCTCATCTCGGCCTTCCTGCCGCTCCACGTCGCTGTCATTCTGTGGGCTGCCGCGATCGTCGTCGAGGTTGGCATGGTTACGGTGAGCGCCCGCCTTTGGCCGGACCGCGGCGTCGGGGGCATCAACATCGAGCACGCCTCCGAGCGGCTTGGATTGTTCGTCATCATTGTCCTCGGTGAGTCCATCTTCACGATCGTCACCGAGGTCTCTGACGATTGGGGGCCGGGTGCCGGTCTGGTCGGCGCGCTCGGATTCCTCGTTGTTGCCCTGCTCGGCTGGGCGTTCTTCCAATACGGCACCGGGACCATCGCCGCGGGGCTCGAGCGCTTGCAGGCACGATCCGATTTCGCCGGGATCCTGCAGACCACCTTGTTCATGCCGTTTCTCCTGGTGCTGGGGGTGACCGCGATCGCCGGGGCGATCGCGACCGTCATTCCGGCACCCTACGAGCACTTGCCGTTCGGTTCCGGGATTTCGCTCGGCGGAGGCCTGGCCCTCTTCTATGCGTGCAATGCAATCGTGTCACTTCGCTACGGTCAGCCACTGCGCGCCGTGCTGCCGTGGGCGGGGCCCACAGTAGTGATCGCCGTCCTGCTCATACCGGTGAGCACTGTGGTTTCCGGCTCCGTCGTTTTGGCCCTTGCCGTGATTGTCCTGCTCCTTGTCACGGCCTACGTCGAGATTCAGAGGCGACGGCGCCACGCCCCAACTGGCTGA
- a CDS encoding aldehyde dehydrogenase family protein: MESYDALLASITPTTGETRTILDPATGTAVGEAPVHTVEDLERAITAAQGAQPAWAALGHDAWSAALLKAADAVERSAEELARLLSREQGKPLNGPNARFEVGACAAWLRATAGTPLDPETVVDDGETRAELHYRPIGVVGAIGPWNWPMMITIWQIAPALRMGNAVVVKPSEYTPLSVLALAAVINEELPDGLLTVVSGGRDVGARLAEHPAIGKVMFTGSTATGKAIIRSSADTIKRLTLELGGNDAGIVLPDADPKAIAEGLFWGAFINTGQTCAALKRLYVHDSLYEAVCSELAAVAAAMPMGNGLDEANVLGPLQNRQQYDIVAKLVDAARDSGARILLGGNPDDGQPGNFYPTTLVADIDNDNPLVAEEQFGPALPIIRYSTVDDAVTMANALDVGLGASVWSSDPVAARGVAARLEAGTVWINKHGNVDPRIPFGGAKQSGYGLEFGTEGLKALGVPQIING; this comes from the coding sequence TTGGAAAGCTACGACGCCCTCCTCGCTTCAATCACCCCGACCACCGGCGAAACCCGGACCATCCTGGACCCTGCGACGGGCACCGCCGTCGGCGAAGCCCCGGTTCACACCGTCGAGGACCTCGAACGCGCCATCACCGCCGCCCAGGGCGCCCAGCCGGCGTGGGCTGCGCTGGGCCACGACGCCTGGTCCGCCGCGCTCCTCAAGGCCGCCGACGCCGTCGAACGCTCCGCCGAAGAACTCGCCCGCCTGCTCTCCCGCGAGCAAGGCAAGCCGCTCAACGGCCCCAACGCCCGCTTTGAAGTCGGCGCCTGCGCCGCCTGGCTCCGCGCCACCGCCGGCACCCCGCTGGACCCGGAAACCGTGGTGGACGACGGCGAAACCCGCGCCGAACTGCACTACCGGCCCATCGGCGTCGTCGGCGCAATCGGACCCTGGAACTGGCCCATGATGATCACCATCTGGCAGATCGCCCCCGCCCTCCGGATGGGCAACGCCGTCGTCGTCAAGCCTTCCGAATACACGCCCCTGTCCGTCCTCGCCCTGGCGGCCGTGATCAACGAAGAGCTGCCCGACGGCCTCCTCACGGTGGTCTCCGGCGGCCGCGACGTCGGGGCGCGCCTCGCCGAACACCCCGCCATCGGCAAGGTCATGTTCACCGGCTCCACTGCCACCGGCAAAGCGATCATCCGCTCCAGCGCGGACACGATCAAACGCCTCACGCTGGAGCTGGGCGGCAACGACGCCGGCATCGTCCTGCCCGACGCCGACCCCAAAGCCATCGCCGAAGGCCTCTTCTGGGGCGCCTTCATCAACACCGGCCAGACCTGCGCCGCCCTCAAACGCCTCTACGTCCACGACTCCCTCTATGAGGCGGTCTGCTCCGAACTCGCAGCCGTGGCCGCCGCGATGCCTATGGGGAACGGCCTGGACGAGGCGAACGTGCTGGGACCGCTGCAGAACCGGCAGCAATATGACATCGTCGCGAAACTCGTGGACGCCGCCCGCGACTCCGGCGCCCGCATACTGCTCGGCGGCAACCCCGACGACGGCCAGCCCGGCAACTTCTACCCCACGACCCTTGTGGCCGACATCGATAACGACAACCCGCTCGTGGCCGAGGAACAATTCGGACCCGCACTGCCCATCATCCGCTACAGCACCGTCGACGACGCAGTAACGATGGCGAACGCGCTCGACGTCGGACTCGGCGCCTCCGTCTGGTCCTCCGACCCCGTCGCTGCCCGCGGCGTCGCTGCCCGTCTTGAGGCCGGAACGGTCTGGATCAACAAACACGGCAACGTCGACCCCCGCATCCCCTTCGGCGGCGCCAAACAGTCCGGCTACGGCCTCGAATTCGGCACCGAAGGCCTCAAAGCCCTCGGCGTGCCGCAGATCATCAACGGCTAG
- a CDS encoding APC family permease: MSLTTGKETTEVGHPHHHRRRLGVPAVTFMIIAASAPLTVLAGGVTTTFAVTGVTGVPLSFLLLGGTLAVFAVGYAAMSRYVVNAGAFYSYVAQGISRPVGVGVSMVALMAYNLMQVGIYGLFGFTVSSLINERFGVTVPWWIPVLVCIAVVAFLGVNRVDLSAKVLGVLVGLEFLVVIVYDVVSFAVAPEGVSGAPLSLQSLFVPGVGAVLSFGIAAFMGFESAAIYGEESKDPKHTVARATYTAVAIIALFYAVSSWAMAVGTGPSAVVDASAKQGPDLMFGFLSDHAGVLLADLARLLFVTSLFAALVSFHNAAARYFFSLGREQVLPRKLGAVRRHSGAPYAGSMAQTVIAVVVTVGFAIAGTGSSLGDLYPVLTMFTWLTNDGAMGLVLLMTVVSLAVIGFFRKNRHDAGIWTRVIAPALGFVLLAVIFVLIVVNFNVLLGQNETNALTFILPATIIVPGLVGIAWAFRLRRSNPSVYRRIGHGEEGPAAVHLGDEEDL, translated from the coding sequence ATGAGTTTAACAACCGGGAAAGAGACCACTGAGGTGGGCCACCCGCACCACCATCGACGCCGTCTCGGCGTTCCGGCGGTGACGTTCATGATCATCGCCGCGTCGGCTCCGCTTACCGTTCTCGCCGGCGGGGTCACGACGACGTTTGCCGTCACCGGGGTCACCGGCGTCCCGCTGTCCTTCCTCCTGCTCGGCGGAACCCTCGCCGTGTTCGCAGTCGGCTACGCGGCCATGAGCCGGTACGTCGTGAACGCCGGCGCCTTCTATTCCTACGTGGCACAGGGCATTTCCCGGCCGGTCGGCGTCGGGGTTTCCATGGTCGCCCTGATGGCTTACAACCTGATGCAAGTCGGCATTTACGGCCTCTTCGGCTTCACCGTCTCTAGCCTGATCAACGAACGCTTCGGCGTCACTGTCCCCTGGTGGATTCCGGTGCTGGTCTGCATCGCCGTCGTCGCTTTCCTCGGCGTGAACCGGGTGGACCTGTCGGCGAAGGTCCTCGGGGTGCTCGTCGGCCTGGAGTTCCTCGTGGTGATTGTCTACGACGTCGTCTCCTTTGCCGTGGCACCCGAAGGAGTCAGCGGAGCGCCCCTCAGCCTGCAGAGCCTCTTTGTACCGGGCGTCGGAGCGGTCCTCTCCTTCGGCATCGCGGCGTTCATGGGATTCGAGTCGGCCGCGATCTACGGCGAGGAAAGCAAGGACCCCAAGCACACTGTGGCCCGGGCAACCTACACCGCCGTCGCCATCATCGCCCTGTTCTACGCGGTTTCCTCCTGGGCCATGGCCGTTGGCACAGGGCCGTCCGCCGTGGTGGACGCCTCCGCAAAACAAGGACCGGACCTGATGTTCGGCTTCCTCAGCGACCACGCCGGCGTCCTTCTCGCCGACCTGGCCCGCCTGCTCTTCGTCACCAGCCTCTTCGCGGCCCTCGTCAGCTTCCACAACGCGGCAGCGCGCTACTTCTTCTCCCTTGGCCGGGAACAAGTCCTTCCCCGGAAGCTGGGTGCAGTACGGCGGCACAGCGGCGCCCCCTACGCCGGATCGATGGCCCAGACGGTGATCGCCGTCGTGGTCACGGTGGGGTTCGCCATCGCGGGGACCGGATCATCTCTCGGCGATCTCTACCCTGTCCTGACCATGTTCACGTGGCTGACCAATGACGGCGCGATGGGACTTGTCCTCTTGATGACCGTTGTTTCGCTGGCGGTCATTGGATTCTTCCGCAAGAACAGGCATGACGCCGGAATCTGGACCCGGGTGATCGCCCCGGCCCTGGGCTTCGTACTCTTGGCGGTGATCTTCGTTCTGATCGTGGTCAACTTCAACGTACTGCTGGGCCAAAACGAGACCAATGCCCTGACCTTCATCCTGCCGGCGACGATCATCGTGCCCGGATTGGTGGGGATCGCCTGGGCATTCCGCCTCCGCCGGAGCAACCCCTCCGTGTATCGGCGGATCGGACACGGCGAAGAGGGTCCGGCTGCGGTACACCTCGGGGACGAAGAAGACCTGTAG